The window ctgaccccaaacttttgaacagaccccaaacatactgtatataaatacatattaaacatatttaattaatttatatttaatccaaagtaaattatttatttatagaaatatatatttttttaaatgaaatattttaacaaaattatttaaactgattatttaagaaaaacacaCTTTTTTCACACAGTATTTCTTTGTCTTTCATTTCTCTCTCCACAGAGTTAATAATACCTCCCACAGGAAACGCCTTCTATGCCATGTCTTCATCTAGCGTCGACTTCCTGTTAAGGAGAAGAGGAGGAAATACACCAACAGGGTCTCCGACTCTCGGCAACGAAACCAGCGCAACCTTTCCACGAATCAAAGCCAAGGGCAGAAGACTAGTCCGGACACTGTTTTAACATAAAAACAGGATATTCACATCCAAGTACTTTCAAAAGAAAAGacacaaaatatttcattcagAGCTCTTTGACGTAACTGTAGAATTGACTCAAATAAGTAATTTTCATAAGTCCTAATATTAGTAATTTGAGTGAAAGCTTGGTTGAAATGGCTCTAAGATGTTAGTTACTGCTAAACGTTGCACTATTTTTGCATTTCATAAATCCAAAATGAATTTCAAGACCGATTCACATACCTTTTGCTGATGCCAGCATTTCCAGTACTTCCCCCGTCTACCTCTAAATCTTGCAGTCCATTGGTTACAGAATATTCTGCATTATTAATGAACATCAAACGGAGATAGAGCAGCTAAAAGATCCcagcataataaaataaacacttacaGAAGGTACTTACACCTGtctaacatttcaaaacactgaGCTGTTCTGCGTGGGCAAAAAGCTACTGAAAAACACCCACCTACCTGAAGACGAGTCGCAAAAACACTGCCGCTCTCCAATGTCTTTACCAAGTATGCAAACTGATAATTGCTTGCTGTGTGCTTtctctttaaatatttatacagaATTCATTATGGTTATGGTAATATCGAgactctgttccaaaacctagtatAAAGTTCGTGTAAATCTAAGGCAGGAAATGAATTGAAACGGATCTTCAAAAGAGACCGATCTGAATCACTCTAAATTGGCAGCAACTCTTAGGCCGCACATGGGAGACTTTACAATTGATTTCAATACAGTTTGGTGTTTTTTCTAAGCTAACAGCACAATAATATACTAAGAATAATAATACACTACTTTCCAAAAGTTAGGGGCCAGTAAGATTTTCAAAAgtaattaacacttttattccgcaaggttattacagttaactaaaactaaatctaaaaccataaaaattgTTACTTAAACGTTAACTGAAAAATATCTTGTTATTTCAGGtaattgccaaagcaacatttctcatttgaataaattaataaaaattgcatagacatgtataaaacaaattacaaaaacaacaaatatactAAAacgaaaataataaataaaattaaaataaaaactgaaactataaaaataaaaactgattcaaaatattcataaaaacaataattgtatctaaatgatactaaaataccATGGCCATTTAACAataatgctttaaattgatcaaaagattTATCTAAAATTgatctatttctattttttatttatacattctattcttcaaagaatcctgaaaaagtatcatggattcaacaaaaatattcaacattaataataataataataataataatgtttcttcagcaacaaatcagcttattagaatgatttctgaaggatcatgtgactgaagactggagtaatgatgctgaaaattcagtattgtcatcacatgaataaattaaatgttaaaatatgaaaatatataacatacattgtgaattataacattatttcccaatattactgtttttactgtatttttgatcaaataaatgcagcgtactgtaggtgagcataagagacttctttcaaaacatcaaaaaaaaatcttacagactccaaacttttgaatggtaatgtatgtacagtagcacaaaaatattgggtAATATActaaattttatttgtatttacctattttttaatttaataaattgcagtattgaatgaaatgtatttgtaatcGTTTCCACGTTTTGGGTGTGCCTTCTTCACAAAGGATACATGCATAAAAATAGGCCAAAAAAAAGTGACTAAGGCGGCAGCATTATCATGCAGGCTACAGGTTTTGAGTGTGTAGCACTGTCTATGTAGGCAGCTGACTAGGTTTTGGGACAGAGCTAACAGTGTGTAGAACTGAAGGTCTCCGGTTCTGGCTGTTCTCCGATACCAAATCAACTCCtttaaaaaatgcaacaaaGCTGTGCCTCATACGCTACGATCatcaaaaatagaaaacaacacAGTTGTTCGTATCCTAATGAACCTTGCGTTCTCTGTCTCGTATGCTGTTGACGTCTCTGTGGGAACTGAGGCATGTGAGAGCTCACAGCAAGGAAGAGGGGTCTGTTTCATCTCAGTCTTTGGTTATGTTCGGAATAGGATACTGTCATACTGCACTTACATATAGTATGCAATGGTCTGTATACTTACTACAATGTGCAGTATTCAAAAGAGCTTTTATTTTTCTAAGATGATAACTGGACGTCACATGCAATGTGATGTGATGTAGCATACTACTGTTTGAGATCTTGGAAAAATGACGACTGTTTCAATTACCCTTTAAAGAAAACAGTGGAAAGTATACATTGAGTAAGCAGTAAGCTAGTATTCCATTCCGATCATAGTCTTTGTTTTTGGTCACTTGTTTGTTAAGTGCCTTATTATCAGGTGCTCGTGTGTGATTGTTGTTCTGGTGTGTTGCGCAGTGAAAAGCATGTTACAGCTTCAGTTCTGTACTGTCAGATCTGTATTCTGACAACTTTATGCACTACATACCTCCTATTCTTGtaataaactttaattttgaTACGACTGACAGCTTTCAGACCTGATTCATGCCTTTGagatttcattacatttacctGTGAAAATCAATTACTGCATAAACTAGACGTCACTTGTcgtttaaaatagttttgtagACACTGCACTCACAACAAGCACaaatagaaacatttattcTTACTAAAAATGTctgatttgttttattctatCGATTCCCTGACACCTTGAGGcttttatgtatttatcattttgatattactggaaattttaataattgaataaatgttgCTAAAAAATAGTGACTAAAAGGTACCACAGTAATACAACTTTCTGAACATGAACCACAGCTTGTTGAGGCTGTctcatcagagagagagaaagcattgtgtgtgtaattttataGTACTGAAACAGCACTGGTCAAGGTTACTAATGATTTGTTAATTGCTGCAGATTCTGGTTATCTTTCGATCTTGATCCTGCTTGATCTCagtgccgcttttgacactgtagATCATTCGGTTTTAATTACTCGTTTAGAAACTGTCTTTGGGGTCTCTGGTATTGCACTTAATTGGTTTAAGTCCTACCTCTCTGATCGTAAGCAATTTGTTGCCATGGGTGGATTTAGGTCTAAAATTGGTGTTGTGCAATCTGGAGTTCCTCAGGGATCAATTTTGGGCCCTTGCTTTTTAACATCTATATTTTTACACTTGGTCAGCTTTTGAGATCTCTTGGTCTAAAATTTCACCTTTATGCAGATGATACTCAGATTTATATGCACACTAAACCTAACGATTTTGTGTCTGTTGATTTTCTTTCCACTTGTATTTCTAGGATAAAAGAATGGATGTCACAAAATTTTCTTTGTCTTAACAGTGAAAAAACTGAGGTTATGCTCATTGGTTCACCTCACCAATTACGTAAAGCTGGGTCGATTACTTTGTCCGTTGATGGTTCAATTATGGagtttaaaacaaaactaaagaatTTGGGGTTATTTTCGACTCAATTTAACTTTTGAACCTCATGTTCAAAGCACTgttaaaacatctttttttcatCTTAGAAATATTGCCAGACTACGCCCAATGCTGTCTTTTCCTGTTGCTGAGAGGTTGATTAACACTTTTGTGTTTACTCGGATCGATTATTGTAATGCCTTGTTGGCTGGGGCGTCAAAAGCTACCCTAAACAAATTGCAGGTCGTGCAAAACTCGGCTGCTAGAATCCTTACTAGAACTAGGATGAGAGAtcatattacaccagtcttgGAGTCTTTGCATTGGCTTCCTGTTAGTTTTAgggttgattttaaaattctgaTGCTTACTTACAAGGCTTTACATGGGTTGGCACCTCAATATTTGTCTGAGCTTTTAATTCCTTATATTCCAACACGTGACCTTCGTTCTTCTGAAACTGGTCTTCTAACCGTTCCTTTAACCCGTTTAAGATTGATGGGCGATAGGGCTTTTTCATCATTAGCTCCAAAACTGTGGAATTTTTTACCGATTGAGATAAGGCAAGCTAAAAATCTTAGCACTTTTAAATCTCGTcttaaaactcatttttttagggtagcttttaattaaaaaaattttttgtttttatttgtcgtgtttttgattgttattgtgtatggttttatttgttgttgtaaagcgctttgagatCTCCATTTAAAAGCGCTatagaaaataaagtttattattattattattatttgcagtCAGAGAAATGATCGCTCTCTGATTGCTTAAGCACTTTTATTCCTCCTACACCACTGAGAACACCTAAGTGCTGATTATGAGCAGCTGCGTTGGTGTAGAAGAGATGTGATGATGTTGTGGCTAGCAGGTTTATTAGTGCCCTGCTTATTCGTTTATGCTCTgcagtaaattatttatttaaataaattaattttacaattattacactgtaaaaatttttttttttaaagttgcaaagattatTCTAATCAACCTGTAAAGACGTTGTAAGATTATTGGGgtatattttacaagaaaatactatttcagctTTTCTACATCAAAATTTCAAAAAGTGTTACTTGCTTCTTTGTAATGTTACtggttttttttctatttttccccattatatatatatatatatatatttcatgcaaaatgtaaaaaaaaaatatatatatatatatatatatatattttattattaaaacaatatttatattatataaatgtgcgtatacacacacacacacacacacacacacacacacacacagtacataAATATAGGAATTGTATagaaatttcacaatattttttcctttatttttgattgaaaactggtagtgtatactgtacatattaatattattattaatgatcaatattaacattaatattataaattacaatatgttatttaatgTACTGTAGGCCTATTTTGCTTTAGCCACCCTGAGTTATTCAGCATATTTTACCCCTGAATTTGTGCAAAGCTAAAGCAgagaaaatgtaattacagacaCATGAAGTGCTTTTATTTCCTCAATGTAATACAGCAACAAAATCTGAAGGATTAAAAACATCCCTACCATACACATCCCAGCCTAATGCCCATAATGCACTTCTGGCTTCTTGAGGTTCAAGGTAATGTGTGTAATAATgctgcagaaattacacacttcaccttctAACTCcctttatttgttaaaatagaaaataaaaaaaatgatgtaatcaaagcaaaagaaaatatttctatatacacatttaaaacaaggcTGTACCgcattaaaatcaaatttatagCCTGTATTCCTGAAGTTATACATGAAACGATTTTAAGACATCAATCATAAATGTACAGTCTTgttgcatttgcatttaaattaattacctCACATATTATTCCCCTAAAATTGctacatgtatatataaaaaaaagcatttgaccTAATAATCAAACCTGTGTGACACCTACACAGGCAGTTCTGCATGACCCTGATTTTGTTGTTCTTTCTGCTGTGTCCCGCTTGGTCAGTGGTACCGTGCGGATTTATCACACGTCTGCACTTCTCCACCGCAGGTCTCACACTGCAGGGCGGCCGAGCGATAGGCCTTCCACACCGCAGCATCCTGACGGCACACCGTACCCCCGCCTCTCTTCTCCTCCGCCTCGTCGCGGTTGATATCTCCTACACAGACCCAGCCGCCAGACGTCCCACTTCCAGTGCTGCTGCCGCCGACACTGACGGCCCACTTTGAGTGGTCCTCTGTAGCCTTGAATGTGATGCTCTGGCCTGGGGAAATGAGATCTATGTTGAGGACTTTCCAGCTTGGAGAGCAGTCAGAGTGCAGGATTCCCGTGGAGCGACGCCAGAACTGAACCAGCAGGTCGGACTGAAGCGTAGGCGCAACCCAGGAGTGATACAGGTCTGATTATGAATGAAacagtgaaaaagtcatgattacttattttttataaaatgcatacactgtaaaaaaaaaaagaataaataaataatacttttcagatttgtaaataaaacagagacTGTTGGGGTAAGTTTGATAAGGGTAAGTTGGGGTAAGTTTGAAgtttttcaaaatttcacatctACTTCAATCTTACCTgcagtttctttgtaattatctgtgaaatttactagcaatttctgagtgaaaattgttttcagtaaatactacataaatgttttttgacagtatagtATGATTtgtgatgcaaaaaaaaaaaaacccgcaGATGGAATTggggaatccagtcataaaaatagacatttcatgatttcaattaataattagactttatttgtttatttgactttaTATTAATTCGGAATTTATTTGACCATTCAGAGtccagaaaaatgaaaacttaaacaGAATCTATAAAAATtgaaactggaaaaaaaaaaaagaatttgggAAAACCGGAAAATGGAAAACGAGTTGAACTTCTTTTAACTTGCCGTGTTTCATGGAACAAAATAACAGCAATGTGCATCACAACTGTCAATCTAGTACATATTTGCATAGAAAAACGATTAAACAACAGTGCAAACGGATGAAAGAACCCATCCTCACTATGACCAGAACATATTTGTTTAACAAAAAGAGCTAAATGTTTAAATCTTGACCGTTTAACACTGACTGGCTGACGTTAAGAGTGTCACTATCACCATTACATCAGTATTAAAATGGAGTCTTACCATTGGCAAATGATGCACCTTTTGCAAAGCTAATGAACTCTGTTCCAGCCAGTGAGAGGAGTGAAATACTGCGATTGGATGGCGAAGAGGAAGTGTTGTCCCATCTGCCCAGTGTGTGTTTGCAGAGCTGAGCCATAGCAGGTACAGCAGCGGCCAAAGAAGCAGGGATGCTGCAGTCGTATATGTGAGGCTGATTGATTGTCAACTGCTCACCTGTTACACACAAATTAAATTCATGATAAGAACATTTAaggataatatatatattgtatatatagacagacagaccgatttatttatatatagctagatagatagatggatagacgtGCACTTTACTtagaaataattacattaaataaaaatacattacactGCCACATAAAAAAGACAATCCACAATTAttgttgttaaaaatgttgatacaattattattattaatattattattactttatatttatattattttccaaaatatggaaatatattacggagaaataatttaaattacacaaacttatattatattaccatAAGAAAGACAAATGGCAGTGgatatgaaataaatacaactaaattaaactacaacataatagtactactactactaataagtattttttattattgttgttgtttttataattattattactgttaatattttttattttaataataaggaaatatattacagataaataaattacattatatgaaAAACCGCAGAAGAtaataacatcaaaataaacaacatccacaacaacaacaataataacaatagcattcattattattattgttataagcTGCCATGTAAAGGGAGTTTAAGGCACTCTACTTCATGTCTGAAACATACAGCCTTGATTCGTACAAACTTTTCCAACCTTGTTCCTGGAGACACACTAAAattcacattttgtatgtctccctcatcCGACCCATTCATTTCAGGCCTTAGTTTCTCCACTGAGCGTAATCAGATGTGTTTGTTTaggaatatttcaaaatgtgtaCTGCTGGTGTGTCTCCAGGAACAGGACAGAGAAACGCTAGCTTATTGCTTAAGTCTGATAACACCGTGATTTACAAACACAAGACTAAATGGACCTAAAGAGAATCTCAGTGAGAGGTGTTGTCACTATGGTTACGGTGTCAGACGATTACTCTAACAGTCACTATGGCAACTGCATCCCATAAATGTTTTGTCTTTAGAAATTGCACATGAAAAGGTTAGGTGAGAAGCATTTCAAGCAGCTTTGCCAACATCAGACTCACTTTAAAACAAgcatatgaaaatgtaaaacatgCATCGATCATATTAATCCTGTTCACTTTACCACACCTGATTCATACTTGTAGTCACAAACTATAGCATAAaaggatagtccacccaaaaataaaaattttgacaaaatttactcaccctcatgtcatttcaaacctgcatgactttctttcttccacagaacataaaagaagatattttgaagaatgtcggTAACCAAACATGGAcaaaaaatgcaaatggaagTCAATAGGAGCCAAAACTGGTTACCAGTATcctccaaaatatcttcttttatcttCTGTTGAAAAAAGTCTTACAGGTCTTGAACAccatgagggtgagtatttAAATTTTGGGGTGGACTATCCCTGTGTAATGCAAAAAAACCCCCTCATTTTTAACCATCACTAATTCGTTACATGTATTGGAGTCGTACCTATGGTCTGAAAGCGCTCGAAAGGATATGTGACGCAGATGAAGTTCTGTCCATTACTTATGCCAGAACTGGGGTATGAAAACTGTCCCTGTGATTTAGGAGGGGGGAAATGAGGCGTGCTGTGGACCAACCAGAAGCCCTGTTGTTTATCAAAGACAACAACTCCTGgaacaaataaaaagagtatACATTAACACTCCATCCtccataaatgtttgtttgtgttccaTTAATATAATTTCAAGCAGTTAACTATTCTCAAACTGCACCTTTGGTGTGGCCACAAGACCTGGTTGCATCTCCAAAAAGATTCTGTTGTTGCGGTGGCTGatcattatataaaatgtatccaACATCACCGCCCTGGAAGAAAGTTAAAGCTCAAAGCTTTTTCATAATAAACATGATTGTATGAGACAGCAGATCAGAGGCCCTTATGATGAGCATGTGATCTAAAGTATGAGTTCctcttttattatgaaatatgcaTGTGCACCTAAAGCTACAAATACACTTTTGAGTTTGCTGCATAAGCGTAAACAGCAAAAACTTGTTTGGTATCCGATTTGTGCCACTTTTAAATGTGGTTCTAAATCTCAATAgatttataattaaatgtaaatgcaaactCAGTGTTTTTATACTTCTGCAAAACTGGAAAAATGTGCAGACTACAGAACAGGATAAGCTGAGTAAGCTTCTCTAAAATCAGCCAGAAAATTACTAATGAAAGAAGAACAGAAGATGGTTTAAGCAAAACTGAACGTTTCATTTTATAGAACGTGACTTGTACCTCATATAAAGGCCCTACTGTTCGACCAACAGCACTTTGACTGTCATTAACTAAAGTcttcccatccatccatccttcacTCTCTCCATCCATGAAAAGATACTTCAGCCCCTCCTGCACAGGCTTATGAGGAGGATGTGGAAGTTTGTACAAGTAAAACCTGTAAGCAAAGACAGAAAAGAGGGAAAGATGACCCTTCACATTGATAACATTTTACATacactatatttattttatgtattaacctacactgtaaaaaaaaaaaaaaaaaaaaaaaagttctccaagttgtaaataaaacaaagactattgaaatatgttttacaagaaaatagaCCACTTCAGTTTTTCTAATTCAAACTTTCATCTTAAATTCAATGCGTTACTTAATATttgtgtaattatttgtgaaatgtacTATTAATTTCTTAGTGAAAATTGTGAATCCTACACCAAATATTTTCAGGTGTATACGTTACATTAAGTAgccattttatttacttaaattgTTCTGTTGTGATATAAGGTCATGAAACTGCatatataataattagaaaataataaaaaatgttactcAAGTAGTTTTAGCTGAAGTACAATACCATTTTTTTATGACTTATGGTCACAagattgtattaatttaatcagtgatattttgaaatattattacaatctaattttttttctattttaatatattttaaaatgtaatttatttgtgtgatgcaaagcttaattttcaatTAAGATTCaattttgattttcaaaaaatcattagtcttcagtgtcacatgatccttcagaaatcattctaatatgctgatttgctgcttaagaaacatttcttattattatcaatgttgttgaaaacaattgtgctgcttaatattttcatgtaatacagtattcttttcttttctttgatgaatagaaagttcacagaacagcatttatttgaaataaatttctttctaacatcataaatgtctttccTGTCACATTTTACTGatgccaaacttttgaacagtagtatacaCTGCTTGACATGTCAACTACCCATCATAACCATAGAAAAGATACTGTAGCACTAGGACTTTAATATGGAATATGGTatcaaaaacactgaataaaacCTATATACATGAACTGCTGCCTCTACAACTGTGTTTCAGTATGctgaatgttttctgtttttaggccatttaaaaacatacaaaccAGTCTACAGGTTTCCCCTGATCATCATAACAGGAGATGGAGAAGAAGCTCCTCCTGATGCATGAAGGAGGAGCAGAACATGAAGCAACATGATGGAAGTGAAAGAACCTGAAACAGTACAACATTCATTTGTCTGTCAGGGTTAATCAAATGTACAAATACAATGACAAACCTTCTCATAATCACTTTTAAACGGTTGCAAAACTGCAGGTCAACAATCTGAATATTAGCCTAACTCTGGCATAGTGGTTCACCGCACTTAATAGCCTACTTTATAGTTTTAATGTAGGCTACGTGTAATATTGCTTATGATCTAATAATAACAAACTGCATGACTGAACtacaaacagaaaataaattagCATCGCTATACAAGTTTGACATAAATCTTAACTCCACCTCAACGGAAGACAGGCGTGCTATTGACAGAGAAAACGTGGATCATGTCAGTCCATCGCTGAGCGAAACTTCAATTCCTCGTGTTGTCACATGTAGCAGGTCCATTAGTTTCAGATGCAGACATagaacaagtagatagaatggAATTGAGCTTTAATCGTAAAGGGAGGGGACTAATGACTGagcatttgttttctttattggtCGGGTAAAAGTTATTTATAAAGTTTCCATTGTGCATTTTCAATTCAGTACTTTTGTAACTTCTCAGtgtcattgttattatatttaataacagCGCTAGTAAACCAGCGCAAATGAGATGTTGTCACGAGGTAAGTGTTAATTTTCTCAGCGCCATTCAGGAAGAACCAATCACAGTCAATTGTGTTGACTTAATAAGgtattttgaaaaatcatttttttagcGATTGCTGGGGcagatttctatttgaattccAGATGACAATCCTTGGAATTTATGTgtttaaaatatgcatatgtTTTACTGTGCAATTGTCTCTAACGAAGCTCTAAAATATCCTGAGTTTTGAATGGCGCTCAATGGAGTATTCGGCATCCTGAGCGCCAGTGCGCCTCCTGAAGGAaaacttaactttttatttactgCCATACAGATA is drawn from Onychostoma macrolepis isolate SWU-2019 chromosome 16, ASM1243209v1, whole genome shotgun sequence and contains these coding sequences:
- the dnase2 gene encoding LOW QUALITY PROTEIN: deoxyribonuclease-2-alpha (The sequence of the model RefSeq protein was modified relative to this genomic sequence to represent the inferred CDS: inserted 1 base in 1 codon): MLLHVLLLLHASGGXFFSISCYDDQGKPVDWFYLYKLPHPPHKPVQEGLKYLFMDGESEGWMDGKTLVNDSQSAVGRTVGPLYEGGDVGYILYNDQPPQQQNLFGDATRSCGHTKGVVVFDKQQGFWLVHSTPHFPPPKSQGQFSYPSSGISNGQNFICVTYPFERFQTIGEQLTINQPHIYDCSIPASLAAAVPAMAQLCKHTLGRWDNTSSSPSNRSISLLSLAGTEFISFAKGASFANDLYHSWVAPTLQSDLLVQFWRRSTGILHSDCSPSWKVLNIDLISPGQSITFKATEDHSKWAVSVGGSSTGSGTSGGWVCVGDINRDEAEEKRGGGTVCRQDAAVWKAYRSAALQCETCGGEVQTCDKSARYH